In bacterium, a single genomic region encodes these proteins:
- a CDS encoding capsule assembly Wzi family protein, with translation MKRKVLARIRLVPVFFILLSAALSGPLSAQTNVPLGSGTFADLEWLAALGYLPSFSAGIRPISRDEAAILVLEGEKNARMHGLIPGPLVISTLAGLRHAFRQEIAFHEGLSPGQSFLKPIESIRITCRHQDIFTAAENDYGRDRGSSFDMQGPGSGGRQVLLDWEFRGQIWNRLGFFVQPFWSIGHHSDHDDDQGESGIQSHHVCSSRFEFTRGYMQSTVSHFRITIGKESLWWGQGTHGTLQLTNNARPFKLICLSSRAPFVLPSILQPLGLARFSFFYAELEKDRPYDEDNNSAQDEEKLSHPDIHKPKFSGLAISLKINPRFECGLIRTFLFRRGNDFPDALLARHENRAGGPGNQQMGVNWRITLPLDFQALTLYGEHAGEDEAHLCPSNWAHLAGIFLPSLGPLRQLRFRAEYASTHAGSNPAAWYTHAASREGLAYSSHDRIMGHHMGTDADDTSLSLEWEPLAGLRIRPAIDYERGWSRGEVIKKQRQFLMGLEYAWSSSWLIAVNFCREFWILQESAQFQELVREEIHGLRLADGDSNTTISLSLQLMF, from the coding sequence ATGAAAAGGAAAGTCCTGGCAAGGATCCGGCTGGTGCCGGTATTTTTTATCCTGCTGTCCGCTGCCCTTTCGGGCCCCCTCTCAGCCCAGACCAATGTTCCCCTCGGTTCTGGGACCTTTGCAGATCTTGAATGGCTGGCCGCACTTGGTTATCTGCCTTCTTTCTCAGCCGGGATCAGACCGATATCCCGTGATGAGGCAGCCATTCTCGTTCTGGAGGGAGAGAAAAATGCCAGGATGCACGGCCTCATACCAGGACCACTCGTCATTTCGACTCTGGCCGGCCTCAGACATGCCTTCCGGCAGGAGATTGCCTTCCACGAGGGTCTCTCTCCGGGGCAAAGTTTCCTGAAGCCGATCGAAAGCATCAGGATTACCTGTCGCCATCAGGATATTTTTACAGCAGCAGAAAACGATTACGGGCGGGATCGGGGCAGCAGCTTCGATATGCAGGGACCGGGCAGCGGAGGGAGGCAGGTGCTGCTCGACTGGGAATTCCGGGGGCAGATCTGGAACCGTCTGGGATTTTTTGTGCAGCCTTTCTGGTCGATCGGGCATCATAGCGACCATGACGATGATCAGGGTGAGAGCGGCATTCAGAGCCATCATGTCTGCTCCAGCAGGTTTGAATTCACCCGGGGTTATATGCAGTCCACGGTGAGTCATTTCCGTATAACCATCGGCAAGGAGTCACTCTGGTGGGGCCAGGGGACACACGGGACTCTCCAATTGACCAATAATGCCAGGCCCTTCAAACTCATTTGCCTGAGCAGCAGAGCACCCTTCGTGCTTCCCTCGATTTTGCAGCCTCTTGGGCTGGCACGGTTTTCCTTTTTCTATGCCGAACTGGAAAAAGACCGGCCATATGATGAAGATAATAACTCTGCCCAGGATGAAGAGAAGCTCTCCCATCCGGATATCCACAAACCGAAATTCTCCGGCCTGGCCATATCTTTGAAGATTAACCCCCGCTTTGAATGCGGCCTCATCCGCACCTTCCTTTTTCGGCGTGGGAATGATTTTCCTGATGCTCTTCTGGCCAGACACGAAAATCGCGCCGGCGGACCAGGCAATCAGCAGATGGGAGTCAACTGGAGGATTACCCTTCCCCTGGATTTTCAAGCCCTGACCCTCTACGGTGAGCATGCAGGCGAGGATGAAGCGCACCTTTGCCCCTCAAACTGGGCACACCTTGCCGGGATATTCCTGCCCAGCCTGGGACCCCTCCGGCAGCTTCGCTTTCGCGCCGAATATGCCAGCACGCATGCAGGCAGCAACCCCGCAGCCTGGTATACCCATGCTGCCAGCCGTGAAGGGCTGGCCTATTCATCTCACGACAGAATCATGGGACACCATATGGGCACCGATGCCGACGACACCTCCCTGTCCCTTGAGTGGGAGCCGCTGGCTGGGCTCCGGATCCGGCCCGCGATCGACTATGAACGCGGATGGTCAAGGGGAGAGGTAATAAAAAAACAACGTCAATTCCTCATGGGTCTGGAATATGCATGGTCTTCATCCTGGCTGATAGCGGTAAATTTTTGCCGGGAATTCTGGATATTGCAAGAATCTGCCCAATTTCAAGAACTGGTGAGGGAAGAGATACACGGCTTGCGGCTGGCCGATGGGGACAGCAACACTACTATCTCCCTATCGCTGCAGCTCATGTTCTAA